The stretch of DNA TGTCACGATGGGTGGTAACGTGGGTCGAAGGATATATCTCGTCTCTATCATCCTTGGAGGAAGGCCCTTAGCCTTGGCTGCCTCGACATAGTCCTCAGTCGAGAATATCAGGAAGAAAGTCCTGTTGCTGTATATCCCGAGGAAGAAGCCGGAGATAATCCACGACAGCATCGGGAGGATCATGTGCTTCAAGACGCTCAGCGCGTAGTCAACAGGGTTGTCCGGGGGTGGGACGTCCACCAGGCCGCCGGGTGGCAGGACGTGAAGCCAAGAGTAGAATATCAGGATCAGGAAGATCCCGTAAAACCAGCCGGGAATGACCGATGTCGGAGCAAGGGCCACAGAAATCTTGTCAAGCAGGCTACCGTAGTGCCTAGACAGGTAGAGGCCAATGAACAGGTGGAGGAAGAAGTTTATCACCGTCACTGTCGTGAATAGCATCACAGTGTTCGGCAGTCTTTCGAGTATAATGTTCTTCACGTACATCGAGCCTGAGTCACTCCTTAAAACGAGGGCTCTGCCTAGGTCGAGGGTCAGAGCGTCTTTGAGGTAAATCAGGCTCCTCACATAGAATGGAGTATCTAAACCCCTCCTCTTTATTTCTTGTTGCACCATCTCCTCGATTAACTTAGCCCTCTGGTCACCTGGAAGGCCCTTATACAGCGGGTTCTGGTTGACCATCTGTGCAACGGACATCCTTATATCACCTATCACTATCTCGTCGACTTTACCACCCATATTAGCGACGAGGATTGTAGCATAGACAGCTATGACTACTGTAAGGTAAAGTACTATGAACCTCTTTAGGACGAATTTAACGAAGCCAGCGTACATTCTACTCAACTTACTCTCATCCAATTACTTAAAAGCCTTACTATCTAAACATTCAAATCATTGGAGCATCATACTTATTGAAAAAATATATTAAAAAAATTAATTTTAAAATTAATAGATTTAGCTCTTTACTTCAGTTCCCTGTTCTTTATGCTCTTCGCGCTTCCTTCTCCTGAAGACTAGGAACAGTACTAACACGAATATTATGACCAGAACGATTATTACACTGATGATGAGGACATTACTTGTAGCAGGCGCGGCTGGCTTAGTCCTAGACAGAACAGCGATGTGAGCGTTGTAATCAACCTTGTCGAGGTAGAAAGGCCCGTTGGAAACCCAGAAGTGACCGTGAGCCTGATACCAGCTTTTGAGGGCAGAGTACCTGGCTTTAGCGTCGTCAGCGCTTACGTACTTGGAGAGGAATTCCTTGAAGGGTATGTAGCCCTCGGCTTGCGCTTCGTCAAGCATTTTCGAGAGCACCTCGAGACTAGGCCCGCCGATGTAGTTCATCCACTCAACATTCTTCGCAGACGCCTTATCCGAGCCAAAAGCTAATAGTCCCTTCTCCTCAGCCCTAATCCCTATCGCCACCATGTGCCACGGGTAGGCCGGCCAATCTGCAAAAGAATCCACTATTAGCTCCGCGTCGAGCAAAGTGTAGTTGACGTAGTACTCGATCACCAGCGGGCTCTGGCTGGCAATCCTCCACCCTTGGAACACTTGCCTCCATGAATCAAAGACGGGCACGTAAGACTCGTCGTAAAGCGGGCTACTGTTATCGGCCCTTGCAAAGGTGAGTGGCCAGCCGACGAGCCAGTCTGCCAAGCTCATCGTTGTCCCGTCATGGTATGTTACCTTGCCCAGCACGTCACCGTAGTTCACAACGATCTTTACCTGAGCGTACCTTACCCCAGCCTCTCCAGCTGTCACCACTTTCCCAGCTTTCACGTCGTAGCCCCACCACGCGTCAGCGGGCACTTCGACCTTGTCGACGAAGGACAGCTTCAGCCAGCTACTGCTGGATTGAGTGGGCAAGCCTTTAACTGCGTAAACCTCAGCGCTGACCACTCTGATAGGAATAGGCAACCCGCTTTGCGGATCATAGCGGAAAGCATAATCTCTCACTGCATACTGCAACACCATGTCATACAGCCAGTTCGTTTGGCCAGCTGCGCCAGCGGGGATTGGGTTCCATGGGTCCACGAGTACCTCGCGCATGCCAGCTTTTACAGCTCCTCCCGTTTTGTTGACGAAGCGCAGGGTTAATGGCCAGAGGTAGTTATCATAACCACTGCTTAGGTCTACAGCCACATCGACCTCCTTTCTGCGAAGCCAGGGGGATTTCTGCTGGACTACCCAGACTCTGACAGAATCCTTCAAAGCGAGCTCCGCCGCCTTAGACATGAGCGAATTTCTCTCTTCAGCAGAACTGTACTGGCTATTCCAAAGCCTTTGGCACACTTCGTAGAACTCAGGATCGGGCTTGTAGGCGGACCACAGTGGTCCCCCAGCGCCGAGCGGGGTGTAGAAGAAGCCGAAGTCGGACGCCTGGTCGCGGGCTATAATCGAGTTGCTCCAACCGCCAGTGTAGATGTGCCACTTGCCGTCAGCGGGGTTGCTCCCCCTCCACAGGGGTGAGAGGTCCCTGCTGGTGCCGTACTTCCTAGTAACCGTGAAGCCTAGTTTCTCGAGTTGGTCGGCCACGTAGTCCCCGATCTGCTTCCTCGCGTCCTCGGTTCGTATGAGGAAAATTATCTCGACCGGCTCGCCCTTATAGTACCACTTCCCGTCCTGGTAGGTTGCGCCGAGCTTCGCCATCTCCTCGAAGATCACCGTCTTAGCCTTATCGAAGTCGTAGCTGTACTGCGATTCCAGCATCTTCATAGTATCCGCGATTCTCTGATACTCTGGGAAGCCTGGGAAGAGCGGTAATAGTATAGGCCTCGCTAAGCCGCCGAAGATCTCGTTCGCGATGTGATTCCTGTCGATGAGCCAGTTCATCGCCTCCCGTATCTTCGGGTCGCTGAAGGGGTTCAGCTTGCCAGTGCCCGGAAACTCAGGGCCGACAGGGTTGAATGTCAGATCGGTGTAAAAACCATATGAGTAATCCATTGCTAGGTTTGGATCGCTTTTTATCCTCTGCAGAAGCGTCGGGTCAACCTGCATGTCGCTGAAGTAGATGTGCATGTCGCCCTTGCTCAGCATGTCCACGACTTTGGCGTAGTCTTTCTCAGCGAAGAAGTAGACTTCGTCGACCCATGGGCCTTGGGGCTGTGCTTGCAGGAGCGGCAGTAGCAGTGAGAAGGTCATCAGCAGTAGCATTACGAGTGCTAGCTTGGCTTTCATGCCGATCGTTAATAGGTAGAGAGAATAAAGTATTTTAACTTTGCGCTGGTATAGGTAGTGAACAGCTAGGAGCACTCCGGATGGACTAATGTAAAGATTTTCATAAAAAATTTTTAGCTTAAGAACTTATAGCAGGGATCCAGGTCATTTATGTGAGCGTGCATGGCGCGCGTAGCTGCGGTGTGCCTTCTGCTTTGCTTGATTTTAGCCGCTTCTCTCCTCGCAGGCCCAGGCGACTTCTCCCCCGTCGATAGTGCGCTTCTACAAGACAACCTCTACGCTGGGGGGTTCATGGGCTCCCCGCTTAGCCCTTCCCCAGCCGCGGTGGTTGTGAACGGCTCGGGTGCTGTAGTCTACACGTGGGGTTTTAGCGGCATGATCGTCTCCGCCAAGGCCTCAAGCAGGGGAGTTGTGATGAGCGGATTCATCAGGGGTCGGGGCGGTTCTTCCGGCTTCGTGGTAGTGCTCCAGGGCAAGAATGCGAGGAGCTTCTCGGTGGTTGGAGACTCGGACGTCTACGTGTCGGACGGGTTCCTCGAAGGTGATGTGCTCGTCATGGCAGGGTACTTTTACCGGCGTGGATCCCGAGACGCAGACGTCTTCGTAGCCAAGATCGGCCTTAATGGCTCTATCCTTGGCGCGAGGTGCTTCGGCAGCCGTGACTACCCCGACACCGCAAGGAGGATAATTGCCGGCGAGGGCGGTTACTACGTTGTAGGGGATACGTGGGCCTACAACGTCTCCCAGAGCGACGTTCTCCTCCTGAGGCTTGGCGTGGACCTGAGCCTAAGGGAGAGTTTCAGCGTCGGAGGGGCGAGCTTGGAGACAGGGGAAGACGTCGTGCTCATGCCGAATGGTGATTACGTTGTGATTGGAACTACGGAGAGCGAGGGTGTTGCGCAGGGTTTCGCCGCGCGGGTGTCGAGGGTCGGAGGACTGCTGTGGCTTAGAGGCTACAGGACGCTGGGGGATACTTTCCTCAAGCGAGCCTGGCTGGATCCGACCACCGGGAGGGTTTACGTTGTAGGCGCGGGGGTTTTCGACGAAGAACACGGGAGGGAGCCTTTCGTTTTGGTTTTAGACGAAGTGTGGGGTTGGAGCTTCAACGAGAGCGGTTTAATAATCGTTAGAGCAGAGCCTTCCCAAAGCCTTTCGGGCGTCATAAGCGAGGGCAGAGTGATCCTTCACAGGAGTGGAGGCCTCACCGTGATGAGCCTCAGCGGCTTAGCTTTCGACTACGCAGTGAGCCCGCCCACGCTGAACGGGACTTATATCCTCGACGATAGCGGTGAGCTACCCTACTACGCAAGGAGCTTTTATGGGTGGAGAGTCCTGAGGGGAGTCGTTTCGGAGAGAGCCTGCCCTAATCTCGCTGCAGAAGAGGTGAATGCCTCTGCCTCGACCTTGAGCATTTATATGCAGGAGATACGGGGCTCTAGAAAACTGTTCGAGAGGAGGTTCGACTTGGGGCTGGCTGTCCGCAGGTTTGTTGAAAGAAACGTGCCCATCTTCCTGCTGATGCCTGTGGCTATAGCTCTCTTAGCTATCCTGTTCTTCGCTCTGAAAGCCAAGTTACTTTCCACTTTACAGGTTCTTGAACATAATTTTAACCATTGAATAAAGTTAACAACGAATTGTAGTTACCTTTTATTTTGTTTTGCGAGAAAAAGCAAAGGTAAAGTATAACTATTGTATCGTCAAACCTTAAGGGGGAGTGAAATAGAGACGGTTTTTGTGGAGGCTGACGCTAGGGCTCTGAGACGGGCTTTGAAGCTAGTCTGGTACCCGTTCGCTAGGCTGGAGCCCCTCGGAGAAGAAGGCTGGTGTGTTGGAGTTGACTGCTTTGTTGCCTCTTTAATGGGCTCTGCGTACACTCGGCTCTTGCTCTCAAGGAAAGTGGAAACATCAATGCTGAGGAAACAGCCTACGATTGAGGCACCTATTCTTGAGCCAGTTAAATGCGGCCCTGAAGTACTCGATGAGCTCCGTTCGATAGGTAAGGAGCGTAGAAAAAGTGAGACTTCATCATTCTCGTCATTTGAGCCTGTTGACTACTATGCTACCAGGATGCTGGGATCTAGAATGGCTCTCAAAAGATTGGAGATGTTCTTCAGAGGCTTTACTGACGCTTCTGCACATGTGCATGCACTAGTTAATGAATTGAAGCCAGAGCGGTTAACGTATAAAGGAATTCTTTACATCCTATTGTACTTCGATGTGCAGGAGCGGGTTTTCCTGCTCATTGGTAGAAGTAGTCTGCGCTCTACTCTTCACGAAAAATTCTTGAGAAGAGAGCATCTTGAGAGAAAGGGGCTCTAGCTATTTTTACCTGGAGTAGAGCCAGCACGCGACGCGGTGGTTTGGCTCGATTTCAAAGAAAGGTGGCTCCTCCTTCCTGCATTTATCCATTGCGTAGGGGCATCGCGGGTGAAACCTGCAACCAGGCGGTGCGTTGATAGGTGATGGCGGTTCACCCTGTAGCATTTCCCTCTTCCTGTTCCTAAGCTTCGGATCTGGTATCGGAACAGCGTTTAAGAGAAACTTCGTATAGGGGTGAGCTGGACTTTCGAGAACAGCTTCCACTTTTCCCTCCTCGACGATCTTTCCAAGGTACATGACGGCAATTCTGTCGCTCATGTAGTTGACCACTGCGATGTCGTGCGAGATAAAAAGGTATGAGATCTTATGCTCAGCTTGAAGATCCTTTAGCATGTTAAGGATCTGCGCTTGGACGGAGACGTCTAGGGATGACGTCGGCTCGTCTAGAACAATCAGCGATGGATTAAGTAGGAGGGCCCTAAGTATCGCAATACGTTGCTTCTGGCCTCCGCTTAACTCGTGTGGATAGCGGAATAGGTGCTCCTTGCCTAGGCCCACTGAGTTGAGCTGTTCGACTAGAAAGCTTTCGGGATCACTTGGCACCATGTCATACTCGTAAAGAGGCTCCATTAAGATTTCGTAAACAGTCATTCTTGGATTAAGAGAGGTGTTTGGATCTTGGAATACTATCTGTGCTCTTCTCCTGAACTCTTTAAGCTTTCGGTTGCTGAGCCTTGTTATATCCACCCCTTCGTATATGATGCGACCTGCGGTAGGCTCTAGTAACCGGATAGCAACTCTACCTAATGTTGACTTCCCGCAACCGCTTTCCCCTACTAATCCTAACGTTTCGCTACTACCGATCTCCAAGGACACTCCATCGACTGCTTTAAGAGACTTGAACAATGAGCCTCTGACACGGAAGTACTTTTTGATATTCTCCAGCCTAAGCAACGCCATACCCATCACTTCTTTGAGTGAAGCCAGCAGTGAACCGTATGATTGTCACTCAGCATAACGGAAGCTGGGAACTCTTTTTTACAGATATCCATTGCGTAAGGGCAACGAGGGGCAAATGGACAGCCAGGTCCCATATCAATAAGTGTTGGAACAGTACCGGGTATTGACTCAAGTCTCTTCACCTTCCTGGTAGGATCAGGCAGTGCACGCAACAACATTTTGGTGTATGGATGTGCTGGATTTTCAAAAAGCGTGAAGACGTCCGCTGTCTCCATGATTCTCCCCCCGTACATGACATATGCTCTGTCAGCTACTTCGGCTACAACTCCTAGGTTATGAGTAATTAGTATAATGCTCATCCCATACTTAGCCTTCAGGCTCGCAAGCAAGTCGAGTATCTGAGCCTGAACGGTAACATCCAAGCTAGTTGTCGGTTCATCCGCTATGAGGAGACGGGGCCTGTTCGCAATTGCCGTTGCAATAACAACCCTCTGCCTCATACCTCCGCTCAGCTCATGTGGGTAGTTTTTCACACGTATTTCCGGGGTAGGAATAAGGACGTCCTTCAGGAGCATGACCGCCTCTTGTAGCGCTTCTCGCCGTGAAGCCTTCCGATGCTCCAGAATAGTTTCAACGATATGATGACCAGCTGTATATAGGGGATCAAGAGCACTACTAGGGTCTTGAAACACATAAGAGATCTCATCACCTCTGATTTTTCTGAGCTCTTCGCTGCTAAGTTTAAATAGGTCTACGACTGTACCGTCTCTCCTCCTGAATAGAACACTCCCGGATTCAATTCTACCAGGTGGCTCTATTAAACCTGTGAGGCTTCTAGTGAAGACACTTTTACCGCTACCGGTTTCACCAACTATGGCAACAGTCTCACCTTGAAAAACATCAAGGTATGCATCCGTTACCGCGTGCACTACACCAGCATAGGTGTAGAAACGCACCGTAACTCCGCGGGCCTTCAGCACCTGCCCGTCACTCATCTCAGCCATATACGATCACCTACAGCTTCGCTTTCAGCTCTATTGACCTCCTGGTCCTTGGATCAAACACGTCGCGCAGTGCGTCCCCGAGCATGTTCCAACCTAGAGAGATGAGTAGCAAAGCCGTACCCGCCTCAATAACTATCCACCAGCTTCTCTCAGGAAAATATTGACCAGCCATCGAGACGAGCAACCCGAGGTCGGGAACAGGGGGCTGTGCCCCTAGACCGAGGAAAGAGAGAGCGGCTGAAGAGAGAGCAGCTGTAGCTATGTCAAACGTAAGCATAACAAGTAGAGGTGAGAGGATGTTGGGCAAGATGTGTTTCCGCAGGATCCTCCAGGTGGAAAGGCCTAAGGCTTTTGCGGCTTCAACAAACCCCTGCTCCTTTATTGTCAGTACAGAGCCTCTAACAACCCTAGCATAGGGAGGCCACCAAACCAAAATCATGGCGAGGAAAAGAGAGAGGAGGTTTGCAATGTTCGGTGCATCTCCCGGGTTTAGGGCGAAAATCGCAGCGAAGAAAGAGGTAAGCGCAGGGTTTTCCGCCAACACGTTCCTCACTGATATCCTCAACGTGAGACTAAATGCGATCGCCAATACAAGGCCTGGGAAAGCGAACATCATATCAGTAAACCTCATTATCACCTCATCCACTAAACCACCGAAGTAGCCCGCAATTAGACCGAGAATCACCCCTATTGCAGCTCCCACAAGAACTATGATGAAGCTCATGACAAGGGCTATCCTGAAGCCCCTAACTACTAACGAGAGAACATCCCGTCCATAGTTGTCGGTTCCCCATAACGGTAACCCTGAACAGGTACCGAAACATGGGGGGTAGGGCAACATTCCAGCTAAGCTCGGGTTTTGTAATAGCGGGTAAGTGTCGTAGGGCTCCCACGCTATAAAGGGACCGAATATTGCGAGGAAAGTTGTGATAAATACGAGTAGTAACCCTGCGGCTCCGGTTTTTGAAGTTGCTAAAGCATAAAGCGTGAGCTTAGTCTCCTGCAACTTAGACCTATTCTTGTCTAGCCAGCCCGGGCTTAGCCTTTCCCTTAGTGCAACGTACCCGTTCAAGATTTTTGAGAAGAGAGTGTATAGAAAATTCATGGTTTCGACACCTCAGTACCTTACCCTCGGATCTAACACCGCGTATAGTATGTCTACAATTAGATTCATGATAATATACACCAAGGAGAATAGGAAAGTGCCGGCGATGATTACAGGAAAGTTCAAGCGCGTGATC from Infirmifilum sp. NZ encodes:
- a CDS encoding ABC transporter ATP-binding protein; its protein translation is MSDGQVLKARGVTVRFYTYAGVVHAVTDAYLDVFQGETVAIVGETGSGKSVFTRSLTGLIEPPGRIESGSVLFRRRDGTVVDLFKLSSEELRKIRGDEISYVFQDPSSALDPLYTAGHHIVETILEHRKASRREALQEAVMLLKDVLIPTPEIRVKNYPHELSGGMRQRVVIATAIANRPRLLIADEPTTSLDVTVQAQILDLLASLKAKYGMSIILITHNLGVVAEVADRAYVMYGGRIMETADVFTLFENPAHPYTKMLLRALPDPTRKVKRLESIPGTVPTLIDMGPGCPFAPRCPYAMDICKKEFPASVMLSDNHTVHCWLHSKK
- a CDS encoding ABC transporter permease, with protein sequence MNFLYTLFSKILNGYVALRERLSPGWLDKNRSKLQETKLTLYALATSKTGAAGLLLVFITTFLAIFGPFIAWEPYDTYPLLQNPSLAGMLPYPPCFGTCSGLPLWGTDNYGRDVLSLVVRGFRIALVMSFIIVLVGAAIGVILGLIAGYFGGLVDEVIMRFTDMMFAFPGLVLAIAFSLTLRISVRNVLAENPALTSFFAAIFALNPGDAPNIANLLSLFLAMILVWWPPYARVVRGSVLTIKEQGFVEAAKALGLSTWRILRKHILPNILSPLLVMLTFDIATAALSSAALSFLGLGAQPPVPDLGLLVSMAGQYFPERSWWIVIEAGTALLLISLGWNMLGDALRDVFDPRTRRSIELKAKL
- a CDS encoding ABC transporter ATP-binding protein → MGMALLRLENIKKYFRVRGSLFKSLKAVDGVSLEIGSSETLGLVGESGCGKSTLGRVAIRLLEPTAGRIIYEGVDITRLSNRKLKEFRRRAQIVFQDPNTSLNPRMTVYEILMEPLYEYDMVPSDPESFLVEQLNSVGLGKEHLFRYPHELSGGQKQRIAILRALLLNPSLIVLDEPTSSLDVSVQAQILNMLKDLQAEHKISYLFISHDIAVVNYMSDRIAVMYLGKIVEEGKVEAVLESPAHPYTKFLLNAVPIPDPKLRNRKREMLQGEPPSPINAPPGCRFHPRCPYAMDKCRKEEPPFFEIEPNHRVACWLYSR
- a CDS encoding ABC transporter substrate-binding protein translates to MLLAVHYLYQRKVKILYSLYLLTIGMKAKLALVMLLLMTFSLLLPLLQAQPQGPWVDEVYFFAEKDYAKVVDMLSKGDMHIYFSDMQVDPTLLQRIKSDPNLAMDYSYGFYTDLTFNPVGPEFPGTGKLNPFSDPKIREAMNWLIDRNHIANEIFGGLARPILLPLFPGFPEYQRIADTMKMLESQYSYDFDKAKTVIFEEMAKLGATYQDGKWYYKGEPVEIIFLIRTEDARKQIGDYVADQLEKLGFTVTRKYGTSRDLSPLWRGSNPADGKWHIYTGGWSNSIIARDQASDFGFFYTPLGAGGPLWSAYKPDPEFYEVCQRLWNSQYSSAEERNSLMSKAAELALKDSVRVWVVQQKSPWLRRKEVDVAVDLSSGYDNYLWPLTLRFVNKTGGAVKAGMREVLVDPWNPIPAGAAGQTNWLYDMVLQYAVRDYAFRYDPQSGLPIPIRVVSAEVYAVKGLPTQSSSSWLKLSFVDKVEVPADAWWGYDVKAGKVVTAGEAGVRYAQVKIVVNYGDVLGKVTYHDGTTMSLADWLVGWPLTFARADNSSPLYDESYVPVFDSWRQVFQGWRIASQSPLVIEYYVNYTLLDAELIVDSFADWPAYPWHMVAIGIRAEEKGLLAFGSDKASAKNVEWMNYIGGPSLEVLSKMLDEAQAEGYIPFKEFLSKYVSADDAKARYSALKSWYQAHGHFWVSNGPFYLDKVDYNAHIAVLSRTKPAAPATSNVLIISVIIVLVIIFVLVLFLVFRRRKREEHKEQGTEVKS
- a CDS encoding ABC transporter permease; translated protein: MDESKLSRMYAGFVKFVLKRFIVLYLTVVIAVYATILVANMGGKVDEIVIGDIRMSVAQMVNQNPLYKGLPGDQRAKLIEEMVQQEIKRRGLDTPFYVRSLIYLKDALTLDLGRALVLRSDSGSMYVKNIILERLPNTVMLFTTVTVINFFLHLFIGLYLSRHYGSLLDKISVALAPTSVIPGWFYGIFLILIFYSWLHVLPPGGLVDVPPPDNPVDYALSVLKHMILPMLSWIISGFFLGIYSNRTFFLIFSTEDYVEAAKAKGLPPRMIETRYILRPTLPPIVTNFALSLVGSWGGAIITETVFNWPGLGLVTYNAISSFDTPVIVGITVIYAYLLMITVLVLDIIYAWLDPRIKIQFR